From the bacterium genome, the window CAGGTCTTGAAGAAATGAGTTCGCATCTGTCGCAGATGGAACTCGAGTCGCACCTCTGGGGAGCTGCCACACTCCTCCGGGGTCTCGTGGACGCCAGCGACTACAAGCAGTACATATTTCCGCTGCTCTTCTTCAAGCGGCTCTCCGATGTCTGGGACGAGGACTATCAGCAGGCCTTGGCCGATACCAAGGACTCCGGTTACGCAACCGCTACGGCTAACGACCGCTTCACCATTCCCGACGGGGCTCACTGGAAGGATGCCCGTATTGCACCCAAGGATGTTGGGCGTGCCCTCCTGAACTCCTTCCAAGCAATTGAGGCTGTGAATCCGCAGCGCTTGCAGGGTGTGTTCGGCAACGCGCCCTGGACCGACAAGGCGCAGATGCCGGATGCTACGCTTAAGAATCTCATCGAGCACTTCTCGAAGCACACGCTGAGTCTGGCGAACGTCCCCGAGGATGAGCTCGGTAACGGTTACGAGTACCTCATCAAACAGTTCGCCGACGATTCGGGCCACACCGCACAGGAGTTCTACACCAACCGCACGCTCGTTCACCTCATGGCCCAAATGCTCGAGCCCAAGGCCGGCGAGTCGATCTACGACCCAACCTGCGGCACCGGCGGCATGCTCATCTCCTGCCTCGCCGAGGTAAAGCGCGGCGGCGGCGATACACGCACTACCGATCTCTACGGGCAGGAACTCATCACTATCACCGCAGCCATTGCCCGGATGAACCTTGTTCTCCACGGAGTATCGGGCTTCCAGGTTGCCGCAGGTAATACGCTCACTTCGCCCGCCTTCACCGAGGGCGACAAGCTGCGCACCTTCGACGTGGTCCTCGCCAACCCACCGTACTCGAT encodes:
- a CDS encoding SAM-dependent DNA methyltransferase, giving the protein MSSHLSQMELESHLWGAATLLRGLVDASDYKQYIFPLLFFKRLSDVWDEDYQQALADTKDSGYATATANDRFTIPDGAHWKDARIAPKDVGRALLNSFQAIEAVNPQRLQGVFGNAPWTDKAQMPDATLKNLIEHFSKHTLSLANVPEDELGNGYEYLIKQFADDSGHTAQEFYTNRTLVHLMAQMLEPKAGESIYDPTCGTGGMLISCLAEVKRGGGDTRTTDLYGQELITITAAIARMNLVLHGVSGFQVAAGNTLTSPAFTEGDKLRTFDVVLANPPYSIKKWNRSAWESDPWDRNFLGTPPQGRADYAFFQHILRSMNTKIGRCAILFPHGVLFRKDEAELRRKLVATDMVECVLGLGPSLFYNSPMVACVVICRSKKPKSTKGKTLFIDAVHDIVRENTQSFLKSDHQQRILTAYRAFENEPEFAHVATTKEILAQKGDLTVHHYVTRKPSVASTDRDDTLAEVWERFNSEGRDFWAGMDALAETLDEVVAQETGDA